Genomic DNA from Nocardioides aquaticus:
ACGACCTCCGCCGGCTCCGAGCGCAGCTCGACCTCGACGTCCTCCGGCGCGGGGTCCAGGAGCCGGCGCAGGGAGGCGACGGCGGCGCGGGTGCGGTCCAGCTCCTGCTCGAGGCGTCGGAGGTGCCCGGCCACCAGCGCGGCCCGCTCGTCGTGGTCGGTGGTGCGCAGGACCCGCGCGACGTCGGCCAGCGGCAGGTCCAGCCGACGCAGCTGGTGGATGACCTGGGCGGTCGGGACCTGCTCGAGCGCGTAGGACCGGTACCCGGTGACGGGGTCGACGTGCGCCGGCTCGAGGAGGCCCGCGTCGTGGTACCGCCGCAGGGTGCGGACGCTCAGCTGCGTCGTCCGGGCGAACTCGCCGATGGTCAGGGGTGCGGGCACGGCACGACCCTGCACCCTCCCCCGCGGGAGGGTCCAGCCCCTGGACCCTCCCGCAGGGGGAGACCCCACGGTGGTCGGACCCGACCACGCCGCGGTCGACCGATCCCCAGGAGCCCGTCATGGACCACCAGCACCCGCCCGCCGTCACCGCCTACCTGGCCGCCGAGGGCGACGCCACCGCCCTCGCCGCCTGCTTCACCCCGACCGGGGGCGTCAACGACGAGGGCCGCACCCACCTCGGCGCCGACGCGGTCGCGGCCTGGCACGCCGGCGCGTCCACCGCCTTCGAGTACACCTCGACCGTCGTGGGCCAGGAGCGACTCGGCGACCAGGCGTACCGCCTCACCAAGCACCTCGAGGGCGACTTCCCCGGCGGCGTCGTCGACCTCGACCACCTCTTCGCCCTCGACGGGGACAGGATCGCCTTCCTCTTCATCACCGTCCGCCAGGCGGCATCCTGACGACCCGGCCGCTCTCGACTCGTGATCTGGTGCCACCCGCTGACACCTGATCACGACCCGACCGGCCCCGTGGCGCGGCCCACGGGGTGCCACGGTCGATGGGTGATCTGCCTCCACCAGGTGCGTGGAGATCACCCATCGACCCACCGCGCCGGTCTCGTGACGCTCGCTCCTCGACCACCGGGGTCGCCGACTGCCTAGGCCCGGGCGGCGACGTCCTCGGCGGTGAGCTGGTGGGCGGTGATCTCGCCGCGGGCGATCTCCTCGACGTAGTGGCAGGCGACCCGGTGGCCCGGGCGCAGCTCGAGGAGCTCGGGGCGCTCGGAGTCGCAGCGGGTGGGCTGCTTGAAGGGGCAGCGGGTGTGGAAGCGGCAGCCGGCCGGCGGGTCCGCCGGGGAGGGCAGGTCGCCCTGGAGCAGGATCCGCTCGCGGGCGTCCTCGATCTCCGGGTCCGGCACCGGCACGGCCGACATCAGCGAGCGGGTGTACGGGTGCAGCGGCTCGTCGTAGAGGTCGTCGGACTCGGCCTGCTCGATGATCGAGCCGAGGTACATCACCGCCACCTCGTCGCTGACGTGGCGCACCACGGCCAGGTCGTGGGCGATCACCAGGTACGTCAGGCCGAGCTGCTGCTGCAGCTCCTCGAGCAGGTTCAGCACCTGCGCCTGCACGGAGACGTCGAGGGCGGAGACCGGTTCGTCGGCGATGATGAACCGGGGCTCGAGCGCGAGGGCCCGGGCGATCCCGATCCGCTGGCGCTGCCCGCCGGAGAACTCGTGCGGGTACTTCTGCGCCGCCGAGCCGGGCAGGCCGACCTGGTCGAGCAGCTCACCGACCCGGGTCCGCTTGTCGAAGTCGATCTTGTGGGCCTTCAACGGCTCGGTGAGGATCGTCTCGACGCTCTGCCGCGGGTTGAGGCTGGCCAGCGGGTCCTGGAAGACCATCTGCATGTCCTTGCGGGAGGCCCGCAGCTGCTCCCCCGACAGCGCCGAGACGTCCGTGCCGTCGAAGTGCACGGTGCCGGCCGTGATCGGGCTGAGCCGCAGCACCGCCCGGCCGAGGGTCGACTTGCCGCACCCGGACTCCCCCACCAGGCCCAGGCTGGTGCCGGCCCGGACGTCGAGGTCGACGCCGTCGACGGCGCGCACGGCGCCGACCGTACGGCCACCGAAGACCCCGCCCTTGATCGGGAAGTGCACCTTCAGCCCGCGCACCGAGACCAGCGCGTCGCTGGGTGCTCCCGGCGCGTCGGTGTCGGAGGAGGAGGGGGCGGCGCTCACGTGACGGCTCCAGCGGGTCGGGGGGTGGTGGGCTGCTCGACGGGGTGGAAGCAGCGCAGCGCACGCTCGTCGTCGGTCTCGAGCCGCGGCGCACGGCTGCGGCAGTCGTCCTGGACGTGCGAGCAGCGCGGGGCGAAGGCGCAGCCCTCGGTCCACGGCAGCGTCAGGGTGGGCGAGCCCGGGATCGGGGTCAGCGCGGACCCGCGGGGCAGGTCCAGGCGCGGGATGCTGGCCAGCAGGCCCGCGGTGTACGGGTGCCGCGGCCGCTTGAACAGCGGTCCGCGACGCGCCTTCTCCACGATCCGACCGGAGTACATGACGTTCACCTCGTCGCACAGCCCGGCCACGACCCCGAGGTCGTGGGTGATCATCAGCAGCGCGGCGCCCGTGTCGGCCACGAGGTCCTTGAGCACCTCCAGCACCTGGGCCTGGATGGTGACGTCGAGCGCGGTGGTCGGTTCGTCGGCAATGAGCAGCTGCGGCTCGCAGGCCAGCGCGATCGCGATCAGGACCCGCTGACGCATCCCGCCGGAGAGCTGGTGGGGGTACTCCCGCAGCCGGCGCCCCGGGTCGGGGATGCCGACCTTCTCCAGCAGCGCGCGGGCGCGGTCGTCGGCCTCGGCCTTGTCGACGTCCAGGTGGGCCCGCAGCACCTCCCGGAGCTGCACCCCGACCGTGACCACGGGGTTGAGCGACGTCATCGGGTCCTGGAAGACCATCGCGATCTCGCGACCCCGCATCTTCGCCATCGCCTTCGGCTCCAGGGACAGCAGGTCGCGACCGCGGAAGAGCACCTCACCGGAGACCCGGGCCGATCGCTTCGGCAGCAGCCCCATCACGGCCAGCGAGGTCACCGACTTGCCGCTGCCGGACTCCCCGACCAGGCCGACGTGCTGGCCGGGCCGCACCGAGAAGGACACCTCGTCGACGGCGACCACGTCGGGTCGGCCACGGCCGCCGAAGGCGATCCGCAGGTCGCGGACGTCGAGCAGCGGTGCGTCCTGGTCGGGTGCGGCAGCAGGGGCTGGTGTGGACGCGGGGGGCGTGGCGCTCACCGGGGTCACCTCCGGGTCCGGGGGTCGAGGGCCTCGCGCATCGCCTCGCCCAGCAGCGTGAAGCCGAGGGCGGTGATGGCGATCGCGAAGCCGGGGAGCAGGGCGAGGCGGGCGGCGGAGTCGAAGCGCTCCTGGGCGGCGACGAGCATCCGGCCCCACTCCGCGACGGCGGGGTCGGACTCCCCCAGCCCGAGGTAGGACAGGGCGGCGACCTCGATGATCGCGGTCGCGAGGTTCAGCGTGGCCTGCACGATCGTGGGCCCGATCGCGTTGGGCACCATGTGCCCGGCCACGATCCGCCGCTTGCGGAGCCCGAGGGCCCCGGCGGCCAGCACGTAGTCGGCCTTGCCCTGCGAGAGCATCGAGCCCCGCAGCAGCCGGGCGAAGATCGGCACCTGCGCGACGCCGATCGCGATCATCACGGCGTACGCGTTCTGGCCGAGCACGGCGACGATGCTCACCGCCAGCAGCAGGCTGGGCACCGAGAGCATGATGTCGACGAAGCGCATCACCGCGTTGTCGACCCAGCCGCCGATCCGGCCACCGAGCGCGCCGAAGCCGCCGGCGAGGGCGCCCAGCCCGGCGCCCAGG
This window encodes:
- a CDS encoding ABC transporter ATP-binding protein → MSAAPSSSDTDAPGAPSDALVSVRGLKVHFPIKGGVFGGRTVGAVRAVDGVDLDVRAGTSLGLVGESGCGKSTLGRAVLRLSPITAGTVHFDGTDVSALSGEQLRASRKDMQMVFQDPLASLNPRQSVETILTEPLKAHKIDFDKRTRVGELLDQVGLPGSAAQKYPHEFSGGQRQRIGIARALALEPRFIIADEPVSALDVSVQAQVLNLLEELQQQLGLTYLVIAHDLAVVRHVSDEVAVMYLGSIIEQAESDDLYDEPLHPYTRSLMSAVPVPDPEIEDARERILLQGDLPSPADPPAGCRFHTRCPFKQPTRCDSERPELLELRPGHRVACHYVEEIARGEITAHQLTAEDVAARA
- a CDS encoding ABC transporter permease, coding for MSVTLPPAAGAAATPGGDPAGDNGLAPDQPGVGLWRGAFRRLRRNPTAIAGAVIILLFVLVAVFAPLLTSYQPGAAEDAGQVTPLTVPGPSEDHWLGLDRYGSDMWTQLVYGARQSLLYGVVSTAIGLTLGAGLGALAGGFGALGGRIGGWVDNAVMRFVDIMLSVPSLLLAVSIVAVLGQNAYAVMIAIGVAQVPIFARLLRGSMLSQGKADYVLAAGALGLRKRRIVAGHMVPNAIGPTIVQATLNLATAIIEVAALSYLGLGESDPAVAEWGRMLVAAQERFDSAARLALLPGFAIAITALGFTLLGEAMREALDPRTRR
- a CDS encoding ABC transporter ATP-binding protein; this translates as MSATPPASTPAPAAAPDQDAPLLDVRDLRIAFGGRGRPDVVAVDEVSFSVRPGQHVGLVGESGSGKSVTSLAVMGLLPKRSARVSGEVLFRGRDLLSLEPKAMAKMRGREIAMVFQDPMTSLNPVVTVGVQLREVLRAHLDVDKAEADDRARALLEKVGIPDPGRRLREYPHQLSGGMRQRVLIAIALACEPQLLIADEPTTALDVTIQAQVLEVLKDLVADTGAALLMITHDLGVVAGLCDEVNVMYSGRIVEKARRGPLFKRPRHPYTAGLLASIPRLDLPRGSALTPIPGSPTLTLPWTEGCAFAPRCSHVQDDCRSRAPRLETDDERALRCFHPVEQPTTPRPAGAVT